GTAGAAGCGGTTGATGCATACCACCGGGTTGATGCCGGCCTTGCGGATGGTGTTGATGTGATGGACCATGTTTTCGCAGCCCTTTTCCACCAACTCCAGATTCTCCTTGGTGTATTCTTCGGGCAGGGCGATGCCGGCCACGACTTTGGGGCCTCCGCCGTGCATCTTGAGAGCGCGGATGGTGGATGTCAGAACGGACACATGGGGTTTCAGGCCGCTGAAACGGCATTTGACGTTCCAGAATTTTTCGAAACCGATGTCCGCTGCAAAGCCGCTTTCGGTGACATGGTAGTCGAAAAGTTTCAGGCCGACACGGTCGGCAATGATGGAAGACTGGCCCACGGCGATGTTGGCAAACGGTCCGGCGTGCACCATGCAGGGATTGTACTCGGCCGTGCACATCAGGGTGGGGTTGATGGTGTTGCGCATGAAGGCGGTCATGGCGTTGCCCACTTCGAGGTCGCCGGTGGTAACGGGCTTGCCGCTCTTGTCAAAGGCCACCGTGATGTCATTCAGGCGTTGCTTCAGATCCGCCAGATTACGGATTACCGCCAGAATGGCCATACATTCGGAACCCACGGCGATGCCGAACTTGGACTGCATGGTGAAACCGTCAAAACGGCCGCCGATACCGATGATGATGTTGCGCAGGGCCTGGGCGCAGAAATCCATGATCCAGCCCAGCTCGATGCGGGTGGGGTCGATGTCCAGCCGCCGCATACCGGTCAGGCGCTGTAGCTGTTCGTCGTTGTAGTTGCGCTCGTGCTGCATGCGGGAGGTCATCGCCACCATGGCCAGGTTGTGGGCGTTCATGATGTCGTTGATGTCGCCGGTCAATCCAAGAGAGAACTCGGTCATGGGAATCAACAGGCTGTTGCCGCCGCCGGCCGCGGTACCCTTGACATTCATGGTGGGGCCGCCCGATGGCTGCCTGAGGGCGCCGCCCACATTAACTCCGCGCATTCCCAGGCCTTCCATGAGGCCGCAGGAGGTGGTGCTTTTGCCTTCTCCCAGCGGTGTGGGGGTGATGGCGGTAACTTCGATGTACTTGCCGTCGGGCTTGTTCTGCAGACGGTCGATAATTTTCAGAAAATCGAGTTTTGCCAGCCTGCCCATGGGGAGAATCTCGTCTTTTTCAAGGCCGAGCTTGTCCCGCCATTCATCCGGTGACGGCATGTTTTTTTCTGCTTCTTCGGAAATCTGCCAATCAGCCATTTCTACTGCATTGTATGACATGAATCCAACCTCCTTTTTTTTCGTTGATGGTTAATAGATAAAGACCGAACCTGTCTACCTTTTCATAATCAAAAGGCCTTGCCGAAGAAGGCCTGCTGTTTTTCCGTACGTTCGCGGCCCTGGGTGCTGCCGGGTGGATGGGTGAAAATGACAGCAAGGCCGCACCCTGCCATATCGAGGCAACGAAATATCAGCTATCATGCGAAAATGGATTTGGCAAGCACAATCGCATGGCAAGGGACGGGGCATCGCTGCTGGTTTCCGGCACTGTTTTATCGAGGAAAATGTGTGCGTTATAACCCATTGTCAAAGCACTCGGAACCGATGCACGTCTGCTGATGGTTCAACCGGAAATAAAACCCCTTCTGCTGCATCAACCCCTCGTGGGTGCCGGTTTCGATGATGCAGCCCCGATCGAGCACCATGATTCTGTCGGCTTGCCTGATCGTGGAGAGCCGGTGGGCGATCACGATGGCGGTGCGCCCGCGGAGAAGAGCGCCCAGGGCATCCTGAATATCTTTCTCGGTGCGGGAATCGATGTAGGAGGTGGCTTCATCCAGAATAATCAGTTCCGGCTGGCTGGCAAATGCCCGGGCGATGGAGATCAGCTGACGCTCGCCGCTCGAAAGGGAGGCCCCACCACCCGTAAGAGGCGTTTCGATGCCCTGGGGCAGCCGCGCGACGAGAGGTGCACAATTGGAGGCGGTGAGTACCGCCTCTATCTCCCTGGTCGAGGGATGCGCCTTGCGGCGCCAGATGTTGGCCTTGATGGAATCCGAGAAAAGAGTCGGGTCCTGGGTTACCAGGGCCAATTTCGATCTTACGGCACCGGGGGGGATGGATCTGGCATCGCGGCCATTCCAGAGAATTCTGCCGCTGTCTGCATCGTAAAAGCGCGTGATGAGGTTGATGATGGATGTCTTGCCGGAACCCGTGGAGCCGACGATCGCGACGGTTTCCCCCTCACGAACGTGCCAGCTGAGGTCCTTGAACAGCGGTTCACCGGGAAGATAGGCAAAACCGACGTTTTCGAAACGCAGTTCTTTGAACGGTTCCCGCACGTGGATATCCGCCGGAGAATGCCCACCGGTTGTGTCGACTGCCCGGCGTGCTTCTGTGCCTTCCGCCTCTTCTCTGCTGTCCATGATGAGAAAAAGACGCTCGGCGGAAGCCATGGCATTCTGCAAAAGATTGTACTTTTCGGCCAGATCCCTTATGGGCCGAAAGAACATGCGCATGTAGGAGATGAAGGCCACCAGCACACCGAGGCTGATGCTGCCGCCCATGACGCTCCGGCCACCGAAAAATATCACCGCGGCAAGCGTGGCCACGCCGAACACCTCGATCAGCGGCATGAATATGGCCAGCACGTGAATTTCACGCATGCCGGCCCGATAATTTTCATGATTCAGGACCGCGAATTCATCCACATTGTTCTGCTCGCGCCCGAAGGCCTGAATGACCTTGAGGCCCTCGATGGTTTCTGAAAATTTGGTGTTGATTTCGGCGACTTTGATCCGGATCGTTCTGAATACGTCCCGAATGCGGCGGGAGAACAGCAGGGCCGACCAGATCACCAGGGGAAAGACGGCAAAAGATGCCAGCGCCAGCCGCCAGTCCATGGCCAACAGCACGGCGGCAATCCCCGCCAGCAGAAAAAAGTCTTTGAACACGAGTGAGATGACGGTCGTGAAAAGCTCGTGCATGTTCTGAATGTCATTGGTTGCCCTGGTCACCAGGCGTCCGACCGGGTTTTTAGTGAAAAATGAGATCGCCATGCCCTGAATGTGACGAAATAGAGCCATTCTCAGGTCGTGCATGATCATGTGGCCGGTATATTCCATCACCATTTTTTGGATAAAATTGAGTCCGAAATTGAGAGCGATAAGCACAAGGAATAAAAGCGCCATGAGGCTGACGCCCACGATGTCACCATGCCTCAGTCGTACGATCTCCTCAACCGGCAATTGTTTCAGATCGGCATACCGGATCACGGTCCGGGAGGCTTGCACCGAAAAGAGGTGCGGGTGTTTCGCCACCACCGCCTGTACGGCGGGCTGCTGCCGGTCAACTTCCAGCAGACGCTCGTTTTGTTCGGCGGCTGCTCTATGGGAAGAGCCGGAATCGTGTAAAACAGGCACGATGTACCGGTCGATGGTGACCTTGGTGATGTACGGGACCGCCAGATCG
Above is a window of Deltaproteobacteria bacterium DNA encoding:
- a CDS encoding formate--tetrahydrofolate ligase, which encodes MSYNAVEMADWQISEEAEKNMPSPDEWRDKLGLEKDEILPMGRLAKLDFLKIIDRLQNKPDGKYIEVTAITPTPLGEGKSTTSCGLMEGLGMRGVNVGGALRQPSGGPTMNVKGTAAGGGNSLLIPMTEFSLGLTGDINDIMNAHNLAMVAMTSRMQHERNYNDEQLQRLTGMRRLDIDPTRIELGWIMDFCAQALRNIIIGIGGRFDGFTMQSKFGIAVGSECMAILAVIRNLADLKQRLNDITVAFDKSGKPVTTGDLEVGNAMTAFMRNTINPTLMCTAEYNPCMVHAGPFANIAVGQSSIIADRVGLKLFDYHVTESGFAADIGFEKFWNVKCRFSGLKPHVSVLTSTIRALKMHGGGPKVVAGIALPEEYTKENLELVEKGCENMVHHINTIRKAGINPVVCINRFYTDTDAECAIVRKAAEAAGARCAESKHWEKGGEGALEFADAVIDACNEENEFKFLYPLEMKLRDRVDLIAKEVYGADGVDWQPEAESKAKMLENDPKYADFATMMVKTHLSLSHDPTIKGVPKGWRLPIRDVLIYSGAKFLCPCAGTISLMPGTGSNPAFRRVDVDTDTGKVSGLF
- a CDS encoding ABC transporter ATP-binding protein/permease — protein: MRHDTGYFEERILGKAYDVKLIGRLYPFSRPYRRLIVASILLVVLITLLDLAVPYITKVTIDRYIVPVLHDSGSSHRAAAEQNERLLEVDRQQPAVQAVVAKHPHLFSVQASRTVIRYADLKQLPVEEIVRLRHGDIVGVSLMALLFLVLIALNFGLNFIQKMVMEYTGHMIMHDLRMALFRHIQGMAISFFTKNPVGRLVTRATNDIQNMHELFTTVISLVFKDFFLLAGIAAVLLAMDWRLALASFAVFPLVIWSALLFSRRIRDVFRTIRIKVAEINTKFSETIEGLKVIQAFGREQNNVDEFAVLNHENYRAGMREIHVLAIFMPLIEVFGVATLAAVIFFGGRSVMGGSISLGVLVAFISYMRMFFRPIRDLAEKYNLLQNAMASAERLFLIMDSREEAEGTEARRAVDTTGGHSPADIHVREPFKELRFENVGFAYLPGEPLFKDLSWHVREGETVAIVGSTGSGKTSIINLITRFYDADSGRILWNGRDARSIPPGAVRSKLALVTQDPTLFSDSIKANIWRRKAHPSTREIEAVLTASNCAPLVARLPQGIETPLTGGGASLSSGERQLISIARAFASQPELIILDEATSYIDSRTEKDIQDALGALLRGRTAIVIAHRLSTIRQADRIMVLDRGCIIETGTHEGLMQQKGFYFRLNHQQTCIGSECFDNGL